In Deltaproteobacteria bacterium, the genomic stretch CCGTCGGGCGGCACGATCACGCCGGCTTCGCCCTGCACGGGTTCGACGAGAATCGCGCACGTTTTTTCGGTGACCGCGGCGGCCATGGCACCCGCGTCACCGTAAGGCAGAATCTTGAAGCCCGGCGTGAATGGCGCGAAATACTGCTTGTAAAGTTCGTCGGACGAGAAGCTGACGATGGTGGTGGTGCGTCCGTGGAAGTTTCCCGAGCAAACGAGAATCTCGGCCTCGCCCATCGGGATGCCTTTTTTCACATAGCCCCATTTGCGCGCGGCCTTGACCGCCGTCTCGACCGCCTCGGCGCCCGTGTTCATCGGCAGCACGCGGGCCATGCCGGTCAGGTCGCACAGCTCCTTCATGAAGGGGCCGATCTCGGCGTTGTGGAACGCGCGACTCGTCACGCACAGCTTCGCGGCCTGATCCTGCAGGACCTTCACGAGGCGCGGGTGGCAGTGGCCAGTGGAAACGGCGGAGTAGGCCGAGAGCATGTCCATGTATTTGCGGCCCTCGACGTCCCACATCCAGACGCCCTGCGCGCGGTCGATGACGACGGGCAGCGGCTTGTAATTGTGCGAACCGTAGGTTTCGGCGAGATCCATCAGGGTTTGCGAATTCATGGGCGATGTCATGGCAAGCTCCAAAAAGGAAGGGCAAGTTCACCGGCGCGATTTTGCGAAACGGCTTGGAAATGTCAAACTGAAAATCGCCCCACGTGAGCGTCGGGGCGAAAACCGGGTTGTGTTTCGACGCGATCGCGCCGATATCCGGTACGAAACTCTTTTTTAGGGGCTTCTCATGAGAAAACGGCGAATCCTGGGGACATGGATGTTGGCGACGGCGGTGGTGCTCGCGGCCGGATGGGTCGTCGCCGAAGAAAAAGGCGGACACGGCGGCGGGCACGGCGGGCACGAGTGGGGCTACGAGGGCACGCTCGGGCCGGAACACTGGGGCGATCTCAAGGCTGAATTCGCCCTGTGCGAAACGGGCACGGCGCAGTCGCCCATCGACGTTCCGTCGGGGAGCGCGACGGCGGCCGAAGCGCCGAAGCTGGAATTCCACTACCAGCCGATTGCGCTGCGCGTGCTCAACAACGGCCATACGATTCAGGTGAACGCGGGTGGCGGCTACCTGTCGGTGGACGGCGAACGCTACGACCTCGCGCAGTTCCACTTTCATACGCCGAGCGAAAATTTCATCGACGGCAAACCCTTCGCGGGCGAAATGCATCTGGTCCACAAGAGCACCTCGGGCAAGCTCGCCGTGGTCGGCGTGATGCTGGCGCCCGGCGACGAAAACTCGGCGCTTGAACGTGCTTGGCGCGTCGCGCCGGCCGAGGAAGGGCCCGAGCGATCGGTCAACAACGTCTATATCGATCCGACGGCGATGCTGCCGTCATCGCGCGCTTATTTTCACTGGAAGGGCTCGCTGACCACGCCGCCGTGCACCGAAGGTGTCGAGTGGTTCCTGATGGACAAACCCCTCGAAGTGTCGGCGTCGACATTGGGCGTCATGGAAAAGACCATGCACCACAACGCCCGGCCGACGCAGCCGCTCGGCTCGCGCACCGTGCTGCACGTGGGCGCGAAGAACTGATACCGACGGCTTGAAAGTGCGAAGCGCGGGGGAACTTGCCCCCGCGCCTCGTGTGCAAATCGCGTCAATCGATCAGATGCAGCCCGCCGGTTCCGGATCGGTCGGCCAGGTCGCGTTGTCGTAGATCAGATTCATGTAGTTGACCGCGTCCGGCACGATGGTCGGCAAGGTCTTCTCGATCTCCTCCCCGTCGGCATCCGCCGTGAACGTGTCCTCCGCGGGATCGACATTGACCGCGAGGAAGTAGCCGTTCGCCGGATTCGAGTCGGTGCGCCCGGTCGTCGGCAGACCGCCGTTGTCGAAGTAGAAGATGTCGCTGCCCGCGCTGTCGGTCACCACCGCGCAACCCACCGGCGTGAAACCGCTGCCGCTGTCCCAATCCACCGCGCCCGAGACCACGCCCCTGGTGTCGTCGAGCGTGACGCTGATGGCGATGGCCAGCATCGCGCGCACGGCGGGCGTCACGAGTTTGAGGTACCACGATCCGGCGGCGGGATAGAGAATCGCGTACGAATCGACGTAATCGTCGTGCGTGATCTTCATCGAGAAGAGGTCGTCGCGCATCTTCTGATTGAACTCGCACAAGCCGCCGGCGTCGGAGATCGTCGTGATCGCCGGATCGAACGACGTGCCCGTCGAGCGGATCAGCTCGCACGTCGCGCCGACGATCGGATTGTCCGAAATCACATCGAGGAGTTCGACCGAGATCGGATCGGTCGGCGGCGTTTCGGTGTCGTCGTCGCCTGTGTCGTCGTCCGTCGTGTCATCGTCGGTCGTGTCGTCATCGGCGGTGTCGTCGTCCGCCGAGTCGTCATCGACATCGTCGTCGCCGGTGTCGTCGTCCGACGTGTCGTCGTCGACATCGTCGTCGGTCGGGGCGCCATCGTCGTTGTCGTCGTCATCGTCGCCGCAGCCGCAGGCGGCGAGCGTGAATGCGGCCATCAGAAGCAGGAGTCCAAGGAAAATGGGTCGATGCATGTCTTTCCTCCGTATTTCGCGACCATGCGAATACGTGAGGAATCATACATGAATATCGCCGTTTGGGGATCGAAAAAATTCGACCTCGGTCGAACCGTCGGTTCGCCCGATCAGGTCGGGGTGAAGAAACTCACCGGATGTCAGGCTGGATCACGCGTGTGGGCGGACGTATAGAAGAACGCCGCGCTCCTAGGTGAAGGAGGGGGCGTCGCGATTCAATCGAAGCCCCTCAGCTTCATATCGAATCGCTAGAAATCGCCGCACGAGCGGGCTCGGGTCCTCGGGACCGATTGTCAACGCACGCAAACTTCGCTTTCCCAGACGCCTATCCAGCATTCCCAAGGCTCGTATCACCGCGCTTGGGCTGGAAAGAATCTCGGCGTGATTCATCTGGAAATATAAGGTCAGATCCTGAACGAAATCCGCGAGGACAACAACGCCATCGAGTCGAAGTTTTTCGGTCAGTTCGTCTCGCATTTGGAAGAAGCGCGGGCGAAGTTGCGGATCGGAACGACTCATCCGCCAATCGCTCAGATCAGGATCGCGGATCCCCACCTGCCGATCGACTTCCGCGTAGAACCCCTCGACCGAAAAATCCGCGACCTCGCGTCCGTCGAATTCAAACCACACGCGCCCATCCCGATCGTGGGACTGACGGTAGCCGGTCGCACGCATCTTGAACCGCCCCGAAAGCGAGGCGGCGAGATGCTCTTCGAACAGCTTGTTGGTCTTGCTCCAGCGAGGCATCGGAACGCGTCCCGGCGAAAACGCGATGCGTCAGGTTTATCGGGGCTCAGGTCCCCATGTCCCAGCGCGTCAGGTAGTCGCTCTGCTCCGCGGTGAGCGTGTCGATGTGCACGCCCATCGCCGCGAGCTTGAGTCGCGCGACCTCTTCGTCGATCGACTTGGGCACGGAGTAGACCTTCTTCTCGAGCGCGTCGCCGCCCTTGTAGAGCCATTCGAGGGTGAGCGCCTGATTCGCGAAGCTCATGTCCATCACCGCGCTGGGGTGACCCTCGGCGGAAGCGAGGTTGAGCAGCCGCCCCTCGGCGAGCACGTAAATGCGCTTGCCCGACTGGAGCGTGAATTCCTCGACGAAGGGACGCACGATGCGCCGCTTCACCGCGACCTCGGCGAGTTTCGCGAGGTTGAGTTCGACGTTGAAGTGGCCGGAGTTCGCCACGATCGCGCCGTCCTTCATCGCCTCGAAGGCCGGGAGATCGATGACGTGAATGTCGCCGGTGACGGTGCAGAAAAAATCGCCCAGAGGGGCGGCCTCGGCGATGGGCATGACGCGGAATCCGTCCATCATCGCTTCCAGCGCGCGCAGCGGATCGATCTCGCAGATGACGACATTGGCGCCCAGGCCGCGCGCCGTGCTGGCGAGGCCGTGCCCGCACCAACCGTAGCCGGAGATGACGAATGTCGAGCCAGCGATCAGCCGGTTCGTCGCGCGCAGAAAGCCATCCATCGTGCTCTGGCCGGTGCCGTAGCGGTTGTCGAACATGTGCTTGGTTTTCGCGTCGTTGACCGCGACGATGGGGTAGCCGAGCACGCCGTCGGCCGCCATCGCGCGCAGGCGAATCACGCCCGTCGTCGTTTCCTCGGTGCCGAAACGCACCGACGCCAGTTCGCTCTTGCGTTCGGTGTGCAGCACGTTCACGAGATCCGCGCCGTCATCCATTGTCACGTGCGGCTTCAGGTCGATCGCCTGATTCAGGTGTTTGTAGTAGGTCGGGCCGTCCTCGCCCTTGATCGCGTAGATGCGGATGCCCGCATATTTTGCAAGGTATGCGGAGACGTAGTCCTGCGTGGACAGCGGATTGCTGGCGCACAGGGCGACATCCGCGCCGCCCTCGGCGAGGGCGAGCATCAGATTCGCCGTCTCGGTCGTGACGTGCAGGCACGCGGAGACGCGCAGGCCCGCGAGGGGCTTGTCCTTTTTAAACCGCGCGCGGATCTGGCGCAGCACGGGCATCGACTGCTCGGCCCATTCGGTGTTGTCTTTGCCCTCGTCGGCGAGCGCGATATCCTTCACGTCGTAGTCGGCCATTTGTGCTTCCTTATATCCGTGCGTAAACGAAAAAATCCCAACGTGGGCGACTTGCCCGCGCATCGATGCGGTTTCGCGTTTCGCTATTTCCCCGCGAGCGCCTTGAGTTCCGCGGCCTTGTCCGTGCGCTCCCACGTGAAGCTGTCCTCGGTGCGTCCGAAGTGGCCGTACGCGGCGGTCGCGCGGTAGCGCGGTTTGAGCAGGTCGAGGTGCGCGATGATCTTCGCCGGCTTGAGCGGGAAGACCTGCCGAATCAGATCGGCGATCTTTTCCTCGGGCAGCTTGCCGGTGCCGAAGGTGTCGACGTACACGCTGACCGGGTCCGCAACGCCGATCACGTAGGCAAGCTGGATCTCGACGCGCGACGCGAGCCCCGCCGCGACGACGTTCTTGGCGATGTAGCGGCCCATGTACGCCGCGGAGCGATCGACCTTCGACGGGTCCTTGCCCGAAAACGCGCCGCCGCCGTGACGGCCCATGCCGCCGTAGGTGTCCACGATGATCTTGCGTCCCGTGAGACCGCAGTCGCCCATCGGCCCGCCGACGACGAACCGCCCGGTGGCGTTGATGTGATAGATCGTTTTGTCGTCGACAAGGCCCGCGGGCAGCGACTTTTTCACCACCTCTTCGCGCACCGCCTCGACGATCCGCTCGTGGGTCGCGTCGTCGTCATGCTGCGTGGCGATGACGATGGTGTGGATGCGTTTGGGCACGCCGTTTTCGTACTGCACCGTCACCTGGGACTTGCCGTCGGGGCGGAAAAACGCCGCGCGGCCGTCCTTGCGCGCTTTCGAGAGGCCCGCGGACAGCAGGTGCGCGTAGTGGATCGGCGCGGGCATCAGCACGGGCGTTTCGTCGCACGCGAAGCCGAACATCATGCCCTGGTCGCCCGCGCCCTGCTCGACGTGCAGGCCCTGGCCCTCGGTTACGCCCTGGGAAATGTCTGGGCTCTGCTTGTCGATCGAGGTCACCACCGCGCAGGTGCGGAAGTCGAAACCCTTGCGCGAATCGTCGTAGCCGATCTCCTCGATCGTCTTGCGCACGACCGCCGCCATGTCCACATAGCCGGTCGTCGTGATCTCACCGGCGATCACCGCGAGACCGGTCGTGACGAGCGTTTCGCAGGCCACGCGGCCCTTGGAATCCTGACGCAGAATCTCGTCGAGGATCGAATCGCTGATCTGGTCGGCGATCTTGTCGGGGTGGCCTTCGGTCACGGATTCGGACGTGAAAAGATAGTCCAAGCTCGGCATACGCGCTCTCTCCCTGGGATGAATGAACGAACCCCTGTCCCCATTCGGGCCAAACACTCTACACAGATCGCGATCAGAAAAAAGACGAGGTTCACTGCATGGGTTGGAGGCCGGCGCAAAGACGCGAGATGACGTTCAACCGCTCGTTACATCGCGGGGAATCGCGGCGTCGGGTCGATTACGCCTTGGCGTAGATGCGTCTCCACTCATCCTGTTCCGTGCGACTGGGGAAGCGCGGCTGGACGGTGAGGTCGACGAGCTTCGCCGTCAGATCCTCGCCGGGCAGCGGCGAGTCCTTGATGCGCGCCGCTTTGACGATGTGGCCGGGCGTGTCGTCGAACTCGGAGTCCACGTAGGCGAGCACCACGAAGCGCTTCTCCTCGTCGAGGAACGCAAACGAGGTGATCGTGCCGACGACATTCTGATCATCATCGAGGATGACGTGACCTTCGCGCACGCTCTTGGCCCCTTGCCCCGCCAATCGCACCAGCTTGCGTCGCATGCCGCCCTCGAGCCGCGCGCGATAGGCGCCGCGACCGACGAACCACGGCTTGGCCAGTCGCGCGACCCAGCCGTATCCCGCTTGGGTGAGCGTGCCGCTGAGCGATCCTTCGAGTTCGTGGCCGAAGAGCGGCAGTCCCGCCTCGAGGCGGGCGGCGTCGCGCGCACCCAGCCCCGCGGGGCCGGCGCCCGTGTCGCACAGCTTTTTCCACAGTTCGACCGTGCGATCGGGATGCACGAAGATCTCGTATCCCACCGGTTCGCCCGTGTAGCCCGTCATCGCGAGCCAGACATCGCATCCGCCGACCCGGGCGCGCGCGACGTGGTTGCGTTTCATCGCGGCGATTCGACGCCGGTCCTCTTCCGAATCCGCGATATGGATCAGCAGATCGCGCGAACCCGGTCCCTGGAGCGCGAGGTCGAGCATCGAATCGGCGCCGGCGCTGCGCAGGTCGCGGATTTGCACCGGGCCGGGCATGCGTTTCGCGCCTTCGACGGGATCGATCGCGAAACGGTTCGAAGCCGCGGCGTTGATCCATTCCCAATCCGCCGCCGCGTTGGCCGCGTTGACGACCAGCATGTAGCGCTCGCGTTCGAGCCGGTACACGTACGTGTCGTCCGCGGCGATTCCGTTCGGGCGCAACAGATACTGATAGGCCGCGCGGCCCACCGGCAGGTTGAGCACGCGGTTGGCGAGCAGGGTTTCGAGAAACACCCCCGCCCAGGGGCCCGTGAAGTCGAAGACCGACATGTGCGACACGTCGAAGAGCGACGCCTTGGTTCGGGTCGCGCGGTGTTCGGCGAAGATCCCGGCGGGATACTGCACCGGCATCTCCCAACCGGCGAACGGAACCAGCTTGGCGCCAAGGGCGACGTGCGTGTCGTACAGTACTGTGCGGCGCGGCGGCCCGTCGGGTCGCGGTGCCGGCGCGAACTCGGGCCGCGCGGGAGCGCCGATCGCCGACGCGATGGCTTTTTGTCCGATGAAAAAAACCTTCGACGGCATCACAATGTCTGCACCGGCTTTCGCCGCGTCGATCGCGGAGCCCGTAAACGGGGAGACGTCGCGCGCCTCGGCGAGCGCCGCCGCCGCCGCGCCCAGCTCGGCGTGATCGACGTACCGGCATTCGTCGAGCCCGTGGATCCGCGGCCAGGGATCTCCCGGCACGATCTCCACAACACCGGCAGCGACCGCGCGCAACCAGAGCGCGATCTGCGCCGCGCGTCGCGGGCTCGGCCAAATCGCGAAGCTCGGCTCCCCGTCGCCCCGCAGCAGCCGGGCGACGATCACTTCGTCGAGCACCTGGGCGTCCGGCATGAGCAGGAGCGCGCGCCGCGCGTAACCCGGCAGCAAGTCGAGCGTCGTCACGGAAACGAGTTGACCCACGGCGAAGACCGCCTCGGGCCCGGCAAACGCGATGGCGCCGGACGTGGGCTCGGGAAACGACCCCGCACCCGACACGAGTTGCGCGATTTCGCGCAACGCCTGCTCGGTCTTTTCGATCGCACTCCACTCGAATCGCGCGCCGCCGACCGCCTCCGGCGCGCCGGGTTTGTATTCGGCATAAGTCCGGGCGCTGTAGAACAGCCCGGCCATGGCGCGCGTGATGCGCACGCACAGTTCCGCGCTCTGGCACGCCACGGCGTACCGCGAAGGATTCATCAGAAATGTCGTTGTGCGCGGAACGCCGGTTCGCTGATCCTGCGTCGCCTTGATGCCGACGGTGGCCAGCGCGGCGATGGCGTCGCCGGAAGAAATAGCGAACGCGTCGGGAGGCGTGAACGGGCGAAGATCGACGACGATCTCGAACGGAGCGGCCTTGCGCGTGGTCGCGTAGAATCCGCTTTCGTTGAGCTGTTCGGCGAAGTAATCGCTCAGGCGACGCAGTTCGGCGGTATCCACGTCCGCCGGGACGTCACGACCTGTGAAGTCGAGATACATGCGGGAGCCCCGATAAGATTCGAAAAAAGCATGACGCGTAACCGGCCCCAACCGGAGGTCAAAGTCTAGGGCCAACGCACCGGGGACGCAAGAATGACGCCGGCCCGGCCGCGGCC encodes the following:
- the rocD gene encoding ornithine--oxo-acid transaminase, with the protein product MTSPMNSQTLMDLAETYGSHNYKPLPVVIDRAQGVWMWDVEGRKYMDMLSAYSAVSTGHCHPRLVKVLQDQAAKLCVTSRAFHNAEIGPFMKELCDLTGMARVLPMNTGAEAVETAVKAARKWGYVKKGIPMGEAEILVCSGNFHGRTTTIVSFSSDELYKQYFAPFTPGFKILPYGDAGAMAAAVTEKTCAILVEPVQGEAGVIVPPDGYLKALRKLCDEKNVLLMLDEIQTGWGRCGKMFCYQWEGIQPDVLILGKTLGGGILPISACVTNDEVLGLFVPGEHGSTFGGNPLACACAREAMRVIVEEDLPGRSERNGAKLKAALLAIDNPQIKDVRGKGLLLAVEFADGPKTARQYCQDLMAEGILAKETHVTSVRFAPPLVISDEELDWAISKITKVFSAAKAA
- a CDS encoding carbonic anhydrase family protein, translating into MRKRRILGTWMLATAVVLAAGWVVAEEKGGHGGGHGGHEWGYEGTLGPEHWGDLKAEFALCETGTAQSPIDVPSGSATAAEAPKLEFHYQPIALRVLNNGHTIQVNAGGGYLSVDGERYDLAQFHFHTPSENFIDGKPFAGEMHLVHKSTSGKLAVVGVMLAPGDENSALERAWRVAPAEEGPERSVNNVYIDPTAMLPSSRAYFHWKGSLTTPPCTEGVEWFLMDKPLEVSASTLGVMEKTMHHNARPTQPLGSRTVLHVGAKN
- a CDS encoding adenosylhomocysteinase, with the protein product MADYDVKDIALADEGKDNTEWAEQSMPVLRQIRARFKKDKPLAGLRVSACLHVTTETANLMLALAEGGADVALCASNPLSTQDYVSAYLAKYAGIRIYAIKGEDGPTYYKHLNQAIDLKPHVTMDDGADLVNVLHTERKSELASVRFGTEETTTGVIRLRAMAADGVLGYPIVAVNDAKTKHMFDNRYGTGQSTMDGFLRATNRLIAGSTFVISGYGWCGHGLASTARGLGANVVICEIDPLRALEAMMDGFRVMPIAEAAPLGDFFCTVTGDIHVIDLPAFEAMKDGAIVANSGHFNVELNLAKLAEVAVKRRIVRPFVEEFTLQSGKRIYVLAEGRLLNLASAEGHPSAVMDMSFANQALTLEWLYKGGDALEKKVYSVPKSIDEEVARLKLAAMGVHIDTLTAEQSDYLTRWDMGT
- a CDS encoding methionine adenosyltransferase, translating into MPSLDYLFTSESVTEGHPDKIADQISDSILDEILRQDSKGRVACETLVTTGLAVIAGEITTTGYVDMAAVVRKTIEEIGYDDSRKGFDFRTCAVVTSIDKQSPDISQGVTEGQGLHVEQGAGDQGMMFGFACDETPVLMPAPIHYAHLLSAGLSKARKDGRAAFFRPDGKSQVTVQYENGVPKRIHTIVIATQHDDDATHERIVEAVREEVVKKSLPAGLVDDKTIYHINATGRFVVGGPMGDCGLTGRKIIVDTYGGMGRHGGGAFSGKDPSKVDRSAAYMGRYIAKNVVAAGLASRVEIQLAYVIGVADPVSVYVDTFGTGKLPEEKIADLIRQVFPLKPAKIIAHLDLLKPRYRATAAYGHFGRTEDSFTWERTDKAAELKALAGK
- the gcvT gene encoding glycine cleavage system aminomethyltransferase GcvT — translated: MYLDFTGRDVPADVDTAELRRLSDYFAEQLNESGFYATTRKAAPFEIVVDLRPFTPPDAFAISSGDAIAALATVGIKATQDQRTGVPRTTTFLMNPSRYAVACQSAELCVRITRAMAGLFYSARTYAEYKPGAPEAVGGARFEWSAIEKTEQALREIAQLVSGAGSFPEPTSGAIAFAGPEAVFAVGQLVSVTTLDLLPGYARRALLLMPDAQVLDEVIVARLLRGDGEPSFAIWPSPRRAAQIALWLRAVAAGVVEIVPGDPWPRIHGLDECRYVDHAELGAAAAALAEARDVSPFTGSAIDAAKAGADIVMPSKVFFIGQKAIASAIGAPARPEFAPAPRPDGPPRRTVLYDTHVALGAKLVPFAGWEMPVQYPAGIFAEHRATRTKASLFDVSHMSVFDFTGPWAGVFLETLLANRVLNLPVGRAAYQYLLRPNGIAADDTYVYRLERERYMLVVNAANAAADWEWINAAASNRFAIDPVEGAKRMPGPVQIRDLRSAGADSMLDLALQGPGSRDLLIHIADSEEDRRRIAAMKRNHVARARVGGCDVWLAMTGYTGEPVGYEIFVHPDRTVELWKKLCDTGAGPAGLGARDAARLEAGLPLFGHELEGSLSGTLTQAGYGWVARLAKPWFVGRGAYRARLEGGMRRKLVRLAGQGAKSVREGHVILDDDQNVVGTITSFAFLDEEKRFVVLAYVDSEFDDTPGHIVKAARIKDSPLPGEDLTAKLVDLTVQPRFPSRTEQDEWRRIYAKA